Proteins from a single region of Abyssalbus ytuae:
- a CDS encoding type II toxin-antitoxin system RelE/ParE family toxin, with protein sequence MATLKVIWSNRAKTQLKSIHDYIKNKLKSPQAARNVRQDILRTSKSIVFAKQYELDEIQPEYRRMLVRHYKILYKEKHRDIHILGVFDTQQSTERQANDDY encoded by the coding sequence ATGGCAACATTAAAAGTTATTTGGTCAAACAGGGCCAAAACACAATTAAAATCGATTCACGACTATATTAAAAACAAGCTGAAATCCCCACAGGCAGCAAGAAACGTAAGGCAAGATATTTTACGAACTAGTAAATCTATAGTGTTTGCAAAGCAATACGAATTGGACGAGATCCAACCAGAATATCGAAGAATGTTGGTGCGCCATTATAAAATACTGTATAAAGAAAAGCATAGGGATATACATATTCTCGGTGTTTTTGATACACAACAAAGTACAGAAAGACAGGCAAACGACGATTATTAA
- a CDS encoding acyl-CoA dehydrogenase family protein gives MKDTTYSTGILQYIPFLYVIWADDLLSASEIAVVMRAIKEDSLTKEEKSQIENWLNTKKPPADETIKYWKTLIDKSHIKLVESDSYPLSAFSQKFANELTRDTVPELNSHLQSIEINLGIQPNHYHHLFDVEIIQEKSSNLYDAQKIDELLKGENAGIINQFRAYLNHPVFKWEIVRNKDEFRNKVLGQVKYLAENGYGALAYPPQYGGTGNMVLYGNIFENLIYVDGSLAVKFGVQFGLFGGSVYNLGTQIHHDKYLADTGKANLLGCFAMTETKHGSNVRGIKTTATYIKETDHIIIDTPGTNDNKEYIGNALHSSIATVFAQLIVNGKNEGVHAILVPLRDEKHNLLPGITIEDNGYKLGLNGVDNGKIWFKNVSVPRENLLNKFGSIDNQGNYQSSIKSPNRRFFTMLGTLVGGRICVAKGALSGAKMSLAIAVKYALNRRQFNNDEKMQEELIMDYPTHQLRLIVPLAQSYVYHFALEDMLKQYANANEEERRKIETQAAALKACITWFANNTIQQCREACGGKGYLLENRIADLKNDIDIFTTFEGDNTVLLQLAAKGILTDFKKEFNNDNIGDTLKFISTQVTDTLITFNPLFTNKYDKEHLFDHNFHQEAFQYHTRRLTFSAAMRLRGFIKKGLPPSHSFLKVQTHLVALGKAYATQLSYELFNKHIQNIPDENLKSLFSKTGTLYALNSLYDNAAWYLEHGYISANKSKAIRQRIERLCTELRPHVNVLIDGFGIPEQCLTSPIYKNDRQLS, from the coding sequence ATGAAAGATACAACTTATTCTACAGGCATACTACAATATATTCCTTTCTTATATGTAATATGGGCCGATGATTTATTATCGGCTTCAGAAATTGCGGTGGTTATGAGAGCAATCAAGGAAGATTCTCTTACCAAAGAAGAAAAAAGTCAAATTGAAAATTGGTTAAACACAAAAAAACCACCTGCTGATGAAACAATCAAATACTGGAAAACCCTTATTGACAAATCTCATATAAAACTGGTGGAAAGTGATTCCTATCCCTTGTCGGCTTTCAGTCAGAAATTTGCCAACGAACTCACCAGGGATACAGTCCCTGAATTAAATTCACATTTGCAATCCATAGAGATCAACCTGGGTATTCAACCCAATCACTATCATCATTTATTTGATGTGGAAATTATCCAGGAAAAATCCTCAAACCTATACGATGCTCAAAAGATTGATGAGTTGTTAAAAGGAGAAAATGCCGGGATTATCAATCAATTCAGGGCTTATTTAAACCATCCGGTATTTAAGTGGGAAATTGTCAGAAACAAAGATGAATTTCGCAACAAGGTGCTTGGGCAGGTAAAGTACCTTGCTGAGAATGGCTATGGTGCACTGGCATATCCACCCCAATACGGCGGAACAGGAAACATGGTACTTTACGGGAATATTTTTGAAAATTTAATTTATGTTGATGGAAGCCTTGCCGTAAAATTTGGTGTTCAGTTCGGGTTATTCGGAGGTAGTGTATATAACCTGGGAACCCAAATACACCACGACAAATATTTAGCTGATACCGGCAAAGCCAATCTTTTAGGATGTTTTGCTATGACCGAAACAAAGCATGGCTCAAACGTAAGAGGTATTAAAACCACAGCCACCTATATAAAAGAAACCGACCACATAATAATTGATACCCCCGGCACTAATGATAATAAAGAATATATTGGCAATGCGTTGCATTCAAGCATAGCAACCGTATTTGCCCAGTTAATTGTGAATGGCAAAAATGAAGGGGTTCATGCAATCCTGGTTCCGTTACGCGATGAAAAACATAATCTTTTACCGGGAATTACCATAGAAGATAATGGCTATAAACTTGGTTTGAACGGAGTTGATAATGGTAAAATATGGTTTAAAAATGTAAGTGTTCCCAGGGAAAATTTGCTGAATAAGTTTGGGAGTATTGATAATCAAGGGAATTATCAGTCTTCAATTAAAAGTCCCAACCGAAGATTTTTTACCATGTTAGGCACACTGGTAGGAGGCAGGATTTGTGTGGCGAAGGGAGCCCTGAGTGGTGCTAAAATGAGTTTGGCCATTGCGGTAAAATATGCACTAAACAGAAGACAATTCAATAATGATGAAAAAATGCAGGAAGAATTAATTATGGACTACCCTACCCATCAATTACGGTTAATTGTTCCTTTAGCCCAATCTTATGTATATCATTTTGCCCTGGAAGACATGTTAAAACAATATGCAAATGCCAACGAAGAAGAAAGACGAAAAATAGAAACCCAGGCAGCTGCACTAAAAGCATGCATTACATGGTTTGCCAATAATACCATACAACAATGCCGGGAAGCCTGTGGTGGAAAAGGATATTTGCTGGAAAACCGAATAGCCGATTTAAAAAATGATATCGACATATTTACCACTTTTGAAGGAGACAATACCGTTTTATTACAGCTTGCAGCAAAAGGGATACTCACCGATTTTAAAAAAGAATTTAATAACGATAATATTGGAGATACTTTAAAATTTATCAGCACCCAGGTTACTGATACCCTGATTACTTTTAATCCTCTTTTTACCAATAAATATGATAAAGAGCATTTGTTTGATCATAACTTTCACCAGGAAGCGTTTCAATACCACACAAGGCGATTAACTTTTTCGGCAGCAATGAGATTAAGGGGCTTTATAAAAAAAGGGCTTCCGCCCAGCCACTCCTTTTTAAAAGTACAAACACACCTGGTGGCACTGGGAAAAGCCTATGCCACTCAATTATCATACGAACTTTTTAATAAGCATATACAAAATATACCTGATGAAAATTTAAAGTCATTATTTTCTAAAACAGGAACTCTTTATGCTTTAAATAGTTTGTATGATAATGCCGCATGGTATTTAGAGCATGGCTATATAAGCGCCAATAAATCTAAAGCAATAAGGCAACGAATAGAAAGATTGTGTACGGAACTAAGACCACACGTAAATGTGTTGATTGACGGATTCGGAATTCCTGAACAATGCTTAACTTCTCCTATTTACAAAAACGATCGCCAATTAAGTTAA
- the pckA gene encoding phosphoenolpyruvate carboxykinase (ATP): protein MAFNLKQYGIDVEKIYRNSSVPVLYELGLRLEKGTAISDVGALLVYSGEKTGRSPKDKRIVKQPESENNIDWGKVNIDLDEHTFMVNRERAIDYLNTREHLFVVDAFAGWDPKYRLKVRIVCTRAYHSLFMQNMLIKPTEEELANFGEPDYVIFNGGAFPANTYTSKMTSKTSVDLDLERKEFVILGTEYAGEMKKGIFSIMNYLMPLKQVMPMHCSANVGEEGDVSILFGLSGTGKTTLSADPKRKLIGDDEHCWTDDGVFNVEGGCYAKAINLTKENEPDIYNAIKFGTVLENLVYDPETREVDYTDTSITENTRASYPINFIENAQIPCVAGQPKNIIFLTCDAFGVLPPISKLTPEQASYHFISGYTAKVAGTEMGVTEPEATFSACFGAAFMMWHPNKYATLLAEKIKKHNVTTWLVNTGWTGGAYGKGSRMKLKYTRAMIDAIHSNAFANVTTEADPHFGFEIPTSCPDVPSEILIPRNTWDNKDKYDETKNKLINLFQENFKKFEDKVDTYIVEAGPKVTVES from the coding sequence ATGGCATTTAACCTTAAACAGTACGGAATTGACGTTGAGAAAATTTACAGAAACAGTAGCGTCCCGGTTTTATACGAATTGGGGCTACGATTAGAGAAAGGAACCGCAATTTCTGACGTGGGAGCATTATTAGTTTATTCGGGAGAAAAAACAGGAAGAAGCCCGAAAGATAAACGCATTGTTAAGCAACCAGAATCAGAAAACAACATAGATTGGGGAAAAGTAAATATTGATTTGGATGAACATACATTTATGGTAAACCGTGAACGGGCCATAGATTATTTAAATACCCGTGAGCATTTATTTGTAGTGGATGCTTTTGCAGGTTGGGATCCTAAATACCGCTTAAAAGTAAGAATTGTATGTACACGTGCATATCATTCACTTTTTATGCAAAATATGCTTATTAAACCTACCGAGGAAGAATTGGCAAACTTCGGAGAGCCTGATTATGTAATTTTTAACGGAGGAGCATTCCCGGCCAATACCTATACTTCCAAAATGACTTCAAAAACAAGTGTTGACCTTGATTTGGAGAGAAAAGAGTTTGTAATTCTGGGTACGGAATATGCAGGTGAGATGAAAAAAGGTATTTTCTCTATTATGAATTACCTGATGCCACTAAAACAAGTAATGCCAATGCACTGCTCTGCCAACGTTGGTGAAGAAGGGGATGTTTCTATACTTTTCGGGCTTTCCGGTACAGGAAAAACTACTTTAAGTGCTGATCCTAAACGTAAATTAATTGGTGATGATGAGCACTGCTGGACAGATGACGGAGTATTTAACGTTGAAGGCGGTTGCTATGCTAAAGCTATCAATCTTACTAAAGAAAATGAACCTGATATTTATAACGCCATCAAATTCGGGACTGTATTAGAAAATCTGGTTTATGACCCTGAAACAAGGGAGGTAGATTATACCGATACTTCTATTACCGAAAACACAAGAGCTTCTTACCCTATTAATTTTATTGAGAACGCTCAAATACCTTGTGTGGCAGGACAACCTAAAAACATTATATTTTTAACCTGTGATGCTTTTGGAGTATTGCCTCCTATAAGCAAATTAACCCCTGAACAAGCCAGTTACCACTTTATTTCAGGATATACTGCTAAAGTTGCAGGTACCGAAATGGGAGTAACAGAACCAGAAGCAACTTTCAGCGCTTGTTTTGGTGCAGCATTTATGATGTGGCATCCTAATAAGTATGCAACTTTACTAGCTGAAAAAATTAAAAAACATAATGTTACTACCTGGCTGGTAAACACAGGATGGACCGGAGGAGCTTACGGAAAAGGTTCAAGGATGAAACTAAAATATACAAGAGCAATGATTGATGCTATTCACAGTAATGCTTTTGCCAATGTTACAACCGAAGCTGATCCTCATTTTGGATTTGAGATTCCTACTTCATGCCCTGATGTACCATCGGAAATATTAATTCCGCGCAATACATGGGACAATAAAGATAAGTATGACGAAACCAAAAACAAGTTAATAAACCTGTTCCAGGAAAACTTCAAAAAATTTGAAGATAAAGTAGATACTTATATTGTTGAAGCAGGCCCTAAAGTAACCGTTGAATCATAA
- the ruvB gene encoding Holliday junction branch migration DNA helicase RuvB, which yields MNEYLDPTGENFSSEEIDIEKALRPLSFEDFTGQEQVLENLKVFVKAANLRGEALDHTLFHGPPGLGKTTLAHILANELGVNIKITSGPVLDKPGDLAGLLTNLDDRDVLFIDEIHRLSPVVEEYLYSAMEDYKIDIMIESGPNARTVQINLNPFTLVGATTRSGLLTAPMRARFGISSRLQYYSTELLSDIVQRSAHILKVPVSMEAAIEIAGRSRGTPRIANALLRRVRDFAQIKGNGKIDIEISKFSLKALNVDAHGLDEMDNKILSTIIDKFKGGPVGITTLATAVSESAETIEEVYEPFLIQQGFIVRTPRGREVTELAYKHLGKVKGGIQGGLF from the coding sequence ATGAATGAATATTTAGATCCGACTGGAGAGAACTTTTCGTCTGAAGAGATTGATATAGAAAAAGCGCTTCGCCCGCTTAGCTTTGAAGATTTTACAGGGCAGGAACAGGTTTTGGAAAATTTGAAGGTGTTTGTAAAAGCGGCAAATCTGAGAGGTGAGGCTTTGGACCATACTTTATTTCATGGCCCTCCCGGATTGGGGAAAACAACCCTGGCACATATACTTGCAAATGAACTGGGGGTAAATATAAAAATAACGTCCGGGCCGGTACTGGACAAACCGGGTGATTTAGCTGGGTTGCTCACTAACCTGGATGACAGGGATGTGTTATTTATAGATGAAATACACCGGTTGAGTCCGGTGGTAGAAGAATACCTGTATTCGGCCATGGAAGATTATAAAATTGATATTATGATAGAAAGTGGCCCGAATGCCAGAACGGTACAAATTAATTTAAACCCGTTTACACTTGTGGGGGCCACCACCCGTTCCGGTTTGCTTACTGCCCCTATGAGAGCCCGGTTTGGAATAAGTAGCCGCTTACAATATTATTCCACCGAGCTTCTTTCGGACATTGTACAGCGAAGTGCCCACATTTTAAAGGTGCCCGTTAGTATGGAAGCTGCTATAGAAATAGCCGGCAGGAGCAGGGGCACTCCTCGTATTGCCAATGCACTTTTACGAAGAGTGCGGGATTTTGCACAGATAAAAGGAAATGGTAAAATTGATATTGAAATATCAAAATTCAGCTTAAAAGCATTAAATGTAGATGCTCATGGGCTGGACGAAATGGATAATAAAATTTTATCAACTATAATTGATAAATTCAAAGGAGGTCCTGTAGGTATTACTACCCTGGCTACAGCAGTATCTGAAAGTGCTGAAACCATAGAAGAAGTATATGAACCTTTTTTAATTCAACAGGGCTTTATTGTAAGAACCCCTCGCGGACGCGAAGTAACCGAATTAGCATACAAACATTTAGGAAAAGTTAAAGGAGGTATTCAGGGAGGCTTGTTTTAA
- the queG gene encoding tRNA epoxyqueuosine(34) reductase QueG — protein sequence MESSILNTKKIKTEAKRLGFLSCGISKAGFLEEEAPRLEKWLKNNMHGEMKYMENHFDKRLDPRLLVDGAKSVISLLLNYFPSEGQNDPEAPKISKYAYGTDYHFVIKDKLKQLLHFIQNEIGEIDGRAFVDSAPVLDKAWAVKSGLGWMGKNANVLTKQNGSFYFIAELIVDVELEYDTPVTDHCGTCTACIDACPTQAIVEPYVVDGSKCISYFTIELKDQIPQDYKGKFDNWMFGCDVCQDVCPWNRFSISHNEPLFHPHPNLLSMTKKEWEEITEDVFKKLFKKSAVKRTKFSGLKRNINFLKEY from the coding sequence TTGGAATCATCAATCCTAAATACAAAAAAGATTAAAACCGAAGCAAAACGCCTCGGTTTTTTGTCTTGCGGCATTTCCAAGGCCGGATTTTTGGAGGAGGAAGCACCAAGGCTGGAAAAATGGTTAAAAAATAATATGCATGGAGAAATGAAGTATATGGAAAACCATTTTGATAAACGCCTTGACCCCCGTTTATTGGTTGACGGGGCAAAATCTGTAATTTCTTTGTTACTTAATTACTTTCCCTCAGAAGGACAAAACGATCCTGAAGCACCTAAAATTTCAAAATATGCTTATGGTACAGATTATCATTTTGTAATAAAAGATAAATTAAAGCAGTTGCTTCATTTTATTCAGAATGAAATTGGTGAAATAGACGGACGGGCATTTGTAGATTCGGCTCCCGTATTAGATAAAGCATGGGCGGTAAAAAGCGGATTGGGGTGGATGGGGAAAAATGCCAACGTACTGACTAAACAAAACGGCTCCTTTTATTTTATAGCAGAACTTATTGTGGATGTTGAGTTAGAATATGATACGCCCGTAACCGACCATTGCGGGACATGTACCGCCTGTATTGATGCATGCCCCACCCAGGCCATTGTAGAACCCTATGTGGTTGATGGCAGTAAATGTATATCATATTTTACCATTGAATTAAAAGATCAGATTCCGCAGGATTATAAAGGAAAATTTGATAATTGGATGTTCGGTTGTGATGTGTGCCAGGATGTATGTCCCTGGAACCGTTTTTCCATTTCACATAATGAACCTCTGTTTCATCCGCATCCTAATTTACTTTCAATGACTAAAAAAGAATGGGAAGAAATAACGGAAGATGTATTTAAAAAACTGTTTAAAAAATCTGCTGTAAAACGTACTAAATTTTCCGGGTTAAAAAGAAATATTAATTTTTTAAAAGAATACTAA
- a CDS encoding alpha,alpha-trehalase, which translates to MLFFLAACKNNGEVKELELNVEETIDNLIALADTDGDKKITKDDKGVKSYKYELYEIDGTYKLSVLLQELALAKNEGKKVARIPISRIEESPSARISRMIKEYYWDDLTRTVDEKGLKTILEDAKASDTVKKRIYVPYTDTIAQQYFKNLESKYNNFLVEVLPEHITPQYVKSINKVPGILSLKLEDGEGVPFVVPGGRFNEMYGWDSYFEGVGLIIDGRTDLAKAMVDNFCYQIEHYGKILNANRSYYLTRTQPPFLSSFIREVFEAQGVKDTAWLASSLETAIKEYEKVWMEKDKRLTSTGLNRYLASGIGIPPETEEGHFNEILTEFAEKYNASLPNFEKNKLTVQEYIEKYESGEIEDKALDMYFVHDRSLRESGHDTSWRLDNVCAYLNTVDINSLIYKYETDFEYLINKYFKGNFKTSKGKVYTSGQWNKKAGERKELMNKFLWNENAGSYFDYNFMKAVGTNFQSATNFFPLWAKIPTKEQAERMVQNLMKDLKAKGGILASSKESVEKAATNDIQRQWDYPYGWAPHQMLMWVGLKNYGYEKEARELAYRWLWMITRNAVDYNGTIPEKYDVVNCTHKVYAEYGNVGTEFDYITTSGFGWMNASYQLGLKILSEDLVNELNLLTDPETLFSKE; encoded by the coding sequence ATGTTATTTTTTCTTGCAGCATGTAAAAACAACGGTGAGGTAAAAGAACTTGAACTTAACGTTGAAGAGACTATTGATAACCTCATTGCCCTGGCCGATACCGATGGCGATAAAAAAATAACAAAAGATGATAAGGGTGTTAAAAGTTATAAATATGAGTTGTATGAAATTGACGGCACATACAAATTGTCTGTTTTGCTTCAGGAACTGGCTCTTGCTAAAAATGAAGGAAAGAAAGTTGCCCGTATTCCAATAAGCAGGATAGAAGAAAGTCCTTCGGCAAGAATCTCCCGAATGATTAAGGAATATTATTGGGATGATTTAACGCGCACAGTAGATGAAAAAGGATTAAAAACAATCCTTGAAGACGCTAAAGCTTCCGATACTGTAAAAAAGCGAATTTATGTTCCTTATACCGATACGATTGCACAACAGTATTTTAAAAATCTGGAAAGTAAATACAATAATTTTCTGGTTGAAGTTTTGCCCGAACATATAACTCCCCAATATGTAAAATCAATCAATAAAGTACCCGGAATATTATCATTGAAATTAGAAGATGGAGAAGGCGTCCCTTTTGTGGTTCCTGGAGGAAGATTTAATGAAATGTATGGCTGGGATAGTTATTTTGAAGGGGTTGGATTAATTATTGATGGCAGAACTGACCTGGCAAAAGCTATGGTAGATAATTTTTGCTATCAGATTGAGCATTATGGAAAAATTTTAAATGCTAACCGTTCCTATTATTTAACACGAACACAACCTCCGTTTCTTTCATCTTTTATAAGAGAGGTTTTTGAAGCACAGGGAGTCAAAGATACTGCCTGGCTGGCATCATCATTAGAAACAGCAATAAAAGAATACGAAAAGGTGTGGATGGAAAAAGATAAGCGTTTAACCTCTACCGGACTTAACAGGTATTTAGCTTCTGGTATTGGAATTCCACCGGAAACGGAAGAAGGTCATTTTAATGAAATACTCACTGAGTTTGCAGAAAAATATAATGCTTCATTACCAAATTTTGAAAAAAACAAGCTTACTGTTCAGGAGTATATTGAAAAGTATGAATCAGGCGAGATAGAGGACAAGGCATTGGATATGTATTTTGTTCATGATAGAAGTTTGCGTGAAAGTGGTCATGATACTTCCTGGCGGTTGGATAACGTTTGCGCTTATTTAAACACCGTAGATATTAATTCTTTAATATATAAATACGAAACCGATTTTGAATATCTGATAAATAAATATTTTAAAGGAAATTTTAAAACTTCAAAAGGCAAAGTTTATACAAGCGGGCAGTGGAATAAAAAAGCCGGAGAACGAAAAGAACTCATGAATAAATTTTTGTGGAATGAAAATGCAGGGAGTTATTTTGATTATAATTTTATGAAAGCCGTGGGAACCAATTTTCAGTCGGCTACTAATTTCTTTCCGTTATGGGCAAAAATTCCAACCAAAGAACAGGCAGAAAGGATGGTGCAAAATCTTATGAAAGATTTAAAAGCAAAAGGAGGAATACTTGCCAGTTCAAAAGAATCGGTAGAAAAAGCTGCTACCAATGATATACAGCGCCAATGGGATTATCCTTATGGTTGGGCTCCGCATCAAATGCTTATGTGGGTGGGATTAAAAAATTACGGCTATGAAAAAGAAGCCCGGGAACTGGCTTATCGATGGCTTTGGATGATCACCCGAAATGCAGTGGATTATAACGGAACCATTCCCGAAAAATACGATGTTGTAAATTGTACTCATAAAGTGTATGCAGAATATGGGAACGTAGGAACCGAATTCGATTATATAACAACTTCCGGTTTTGGATGGATGAATGCTTCGTATCAGCTTGGGTTAAAAATTCTTTCTGAAGACCTGGTAAATGAATTAAACTTACTCACAGATCCTGAAACTCTTTTCAGCAAAGAATAA
- a CDS encoding RHS repeat domain-containing protein — MPAQVFFLYFPIQGKKAISCKLPAHNKTVNTIYGFKDGTNTGNDYTYDENGNMISDANKGITNIAYNHLNLPVQVDINNNTDNGTISYIYDAVGMKLRKIAVDNNTSITATTDYAGNYVYENGSLKQITQPEGYIEPDGNGWQYVYRYLDIWGNTRVTYADDNGDGSVNSSEIRREQNFYPFGLEHKGYNTAMYGVKNNLKTYQGQEFTEDLGLNTHEWKYRMSDPTIGGRFWSIDPLAEDYSYQSPYNFSENDPVSGVELEGLEKLHVTVYNVMKNDSGGYTRSAPQTTSVTDNHDWKDGTHYESQYNVYGDDNKTVTAIHTGPEAGLNLSKSGVNITSVEGVDLSMGEVIDTAGNNKEFQKAGETAKNYVAGVGLAFGAGAIAAGEASFFTYLGLVSDANVVSGGENGSLTDSLNENDQKSATLVGTASAVGSKTEAVTTLMSTAATSSSKFSAAINLFKAIFDLSTMAIEKRNEENNDERQ; from the coding sequence GTGCCTGCACAGGTATTTTTTCTGTACTTCCCTATCCAAGGTAAAAAAGCAATAAGCTGTAAGCTTCCTGCTCATAATAAAACAGTAAATACTATCTACGGCTTTAAAGATGGCACCAATACCGGTAATGATTATACATACGACGAAAATGGTAACATGATATCCGATGCCAATAAAGGGATAACCAACATTGCCTATAACCACTTGAATTTACCTGTACAAGTTGACATAAACAACAATACAGATAACGGAACTATTTCCTATATTTATGACGCTGTTGGGATGAAATTAAGGAAAATAGCGGTGGATAATAATACCAGTATCACTGCTACAACCGACTATGCCGGCAACTATGTGTATGAAAATGGTTCTTTGAAACAAATCACCCAGCCGGAAGGTTATATTGAACCCGATGGCAATGGTTGGCAATATGTTTATAGGTATTTGGATATCTGGGGGAACACCCGGGTAACCTATGCCGATGACAACGGGGATGGCTCTGTAAACAGTTCCGAGATCAGAAGGGAGCAAAATTTTTATCCTTTTGGACTCGAACATAAGGGCTATAACACAGCCATGTATGGAGTAAAGAACAACCTAAAAACCTACCAGGGACAAGAGTTCACGGAAGATTTAGGGTTAAATACCCATGAGTGGAAATACAGGATGAGTGACCCAACCATAGGTGGACGCTTTTGGAGCATTGATCCCCTGGCTGAGGATTACAGTTATCAATCTCCTTATAATTTTTCGGAGAACGATCCCGTTAGTGGTGTCGAACTTGAAGGACTGGAAAAATTGCACGTGACGGTATATAATGTCATGAAAAATGATTCGGGGGGATATACAAGAAGTGCCCCTCAAACGACATCGGTCACGGATAACCATGATTGGAAGGATGGAACCCATTATGAATCACAGTACAATGTTTATGGTGACGACAACAAGACGGTAACGGCCATCCATACTGGGCCAGAGGCTGGTCTTAATCTTTCAAAGTCTGGGGTTAATATCACGTCAGTGGAAGGGGTTGACCTGAGTATGGGTGAAGTAATTGATACGGCAGGCAACAACAAAGAGTTCCAGAAAGCAGGTGAGACAGCGAAGAATTATGTTGCGGGAGTGGGACTTGCTTTTGGTGCTGGAGCTATAGCGGCAGGCGAGGCATCATTTTTCACCTATCTTGGCTTGGTTTCTGATGCAAATGTTGTGTCAGGTGGGGAAAATGGCAGCCTTACAGATTCCTTGAATGAGAATGATCAAAAGAGTGCTACCTTGGTCGGCACAGCATCTGCGGTAGGGAGCAAAACAGAAGCAGTTACAACTCTAATGAGTACAGCAGCGACATCAAGCAGTAAGTTTTCGGCAGCCATAAATTTATTTAAAGCTATATTTGATTTATCGACAATGGCAATAGAAAAAAGAAACGAAGAGAATAATGATGAAAGACAATAA